From the genome of Segatella hominis, one region includes:
- a CDS encoding type II toxin-antitoxin system VapC family toxin gives MRVFIDTNILIDFVVNREGFSEDADKLFALGITGDIKLMTSALSYVTAMYIAHKYEYQDVKETLLAVSNFVDVLDLQGNTVIEMLSSDWKDYEDATQNATALRAAGDCIVTRNKKDFTNSSLPVYTPAELLNILNQ, from the coding sequence ATGAGAGTTTTCATAGATACGAATATCTTAATAGATTTCGTTGTAAATCGGGAGGGCTTTTCTGAAGATGCAGATAAACTCTTTGCCCTTGGAATAACAGGAGACATAAAGTTGATGACATCAGCTTTGTCTTATGTTACAGCCATGTATATAGCACACAAGTATGAGTATCAAGATGTAAAAGAAACTCTTCTGGCGGTGTCGAATTTTGTAGATGTTTTGGACTTGCAAGGCAATACGGTAATTGAAATGCTCTCTTCTGATTGGAAGGATTATGAAGATGCAACTCAAAATGCCACAGCTTTGCGAGCTGCGGGAGATTGTATTGTAACTCGTAACAAGAAGGATTTTACGAATTCTTCTTTACCCGTTTATACTCCTGCTGAGTTGTTGAATATTTTAAACCAATAA